DNA from Granulicella arctica:
TCTTCTCCGCCGCCGGCAACCTCGACCACGACACCTTCGTCGAGCAGGTCGCGCACCACTTCCGCTCCCTCAGCGCCTCCACCAACGCGCCGATCGTCCGGCAAGCTCCGCCAACCGCCTATCCGCACATCACCCTCAAGAACAAGAAATCTCTCGAGCAGGTCCAGTTCTGCCTCAGCGTCCCCGCGCCTCCGGTCCACGCCGAGAACCGCTACATCGTCTTCCTTCTCAACACCATGCTCGGCGGCGGCATGAGCTCCCGCCTCTTCCAGACCATCCGCGAAGATCAGGGCCTCGCCTACACCATCTACTCCGAGATGAACCCCTTCCGCGACACCGGCGCTCTCGGCATCTACGCCGGAGCCTCCGCCGAAAAGACCCCGCAGGTCCTGCGCCTCACCCTCCAGGAGCTACGCCGCTTCAAAGAAGAGCTCGTCCCCGACAGCGAGCTCAAGCGCGCCCGCGACCAGCTCAAGAGCAACATGGTCATTGGTCTCGAAACCTCCTCCAGCCGCATGTCCAACCTCGCCCGACAGCAGATGTACTTCGGCCGCTTCTTCTCCATCGACGAAGCCGTCAGCCAGATCGAGCAGGTAACTCCCGCCCAGATCCAAGCCCTCGCCCACGAGCTCTTCCAACCTGACCTCATCGCCCTCACCCTGTTAGGCAATCTGGGCAGCATGAAGATCGATCGCAACGATCTAGCCTGCTGATAGTCTTTCTCCGCCGATCTTCTACTACGCGCGAGCGGCGCGTCTAAGGCTCTTGGCCGCGTCTTTTCTGATCACGTCTTCCTGAACCGGAAGACGCGCAGAACACGCCTCCAGATAGGCGCATGCAACGAAGACCAATTCCTCTCGAAAGACGTCGAATTGCTCCCCGGCCGCATCCGATTCCACCAGCCTCCTGCCGATCCCGGCCATCGCCCCCTGCAACATCGAAGCTACGAGTTGCGGATCGGTCATAAGCGGTTCGCAACTCGTAGCCAACATGCGCACAATTGCCTTGTTCATCCGCGTTCCTATCTGTTGCACGATCTTCGCTCCGTCCACGTCGGAGCTTATGGAGTAGAGAGCGACACTCGTCCTCGCATCCCTCATCTTGGTTTGAAGATATGCGGTAACCAGAGCTGTCGCCATCCGACGGAGCGTCTCCCCCTTCTGTTCCTTGCAGACGAGCTCAACGGCATCAGCGACCTCATCCATATGACGTCTCAAGACAGCCTGCAAGAGCGCGCTCTTATTCGGAAAGTACTGATACAAGGTCCCAACTGACACACCCGCTCGCAGCGCCACCCTCGTCGTGGTCAGCCGTTCCTTTCCGACATGGAGCAAAACCTGAATAGTTGCTTCGAGAATCGCGTCCACGCTTGCAGCCGAACGAGCTTGAACCGGCAATTTACGGGGTTTTAGGACGACTTGTAAGGGATGAGGCAAATGCGAACTCCTGAACTGAAGCTTTCTTCATCTAACCACAGGTAGGCACAATGACTGCAAGCGAAGACAACTCGAGGAGAAACAGAATGACGCAACAGACCAACCTTGGCGGCACCGTTACACTACCCGGCAGCTCGATCACCGTAAACCGCATGGGCTATGGCGCAATGCAACTTGCAGGTCCGCAGGTGTGGGGACCACCTCGTGATGTTGATGGTGCCGTTGCTGTACTGCGTGAGGCCATTGAGGCTGGCGTGGACCACGTCGATACCAGCGATTTTTACGGCCCACATGTAACCAACCAGATCATCAAGCAGGCGCTTCATCCATATCCAGACGGCCTGACGATTGTCACCAAGATAGGAGCTCGCCGGGGCGAAGACAAGTCCTGGATTCATGCTCTTTCGCCCAAGGAACTGACCGATGGCATCCACGATAACCTTCGAAACCTTGGGCTCGACGCTTTGGATGTCGTCAATCTTCGGGTCGGAGGCATCACGGGGCCATCGGAGGGGTCCATCGAAGAACCTCTGACCGTGCTAGCCGACCTCAAACGTCAAGGGCTGATTCGCCATCTCGGCCTGAGTAATATCAGTCCTAAGCAGTTGGTAGAGGCTCAGACCATTACGGAGATCGTCTGCATTCAAAACCTGTATAACGTGGCACAAAGAAGCGACGATGGCTTCATCGATGACCTCGCCAAACAAGGCATACCCTATGTGCCGTTCTTCCCACTGGGAGGATTTACGCCGTTACAGTCGTCTGCGCTCGACGCAGCAGCCGCGTCACTACAGTCGACGCCAATGCAGGTAGCGCTTGCGTGGCTTCTTCAGCGCTCGCCCAACATCCTTCTGATCCCCGGCACATCGTCCGTGGGACATCTTCGTGAGAATCTCAAAGCTGCAACACTACGGATCCCTTCCGAAGTAATCGCCAAGCTTGATGCAATCGGCGGAGGTTCTGGTCAGTGACGGTAAGTCGCCATAGAAAATTGATGCGCCTGAGCTTGAGCAATCGCTTTGGAGTGCTTCCGGATAACAAGCTATCCGGAAGCATCGCGCCCTCTTCCCCAAAACAGACCTTTGTTTAGTCCCGCATCTGATGAATTTGGGGCAGTGGATGGATGGAGAGTTAGCGATATTCGCATGTGTCTCGCGAATCACCTCCGCTGCGCCAGCCATGTGATCAGCATGCGCCTGACTATTGAGGAGAATCTTTATATCCTTCCATGTAAATCCGAGCTTCTCGACGCTTGCACGAATCAAAGAGTGCAAGCGCACTCACTTGTAATAACTTCTGTAGCTAAACAACGAAGCTGGAGTCGTGGCAATTAGAGTCTGTTAGGGACTTCGATTGAGGGTGTGCGCGAGATTCCGGAGCATGAGGATGACGAAGGCGATGTGGTGTAGTCCTTTGAGCGTTGTCTCCAGGCGTTCGTAGTCTCTGGCGAGGCGGCGGAAGCGAGCGGCCCAGGCGAAGCTGCGCTCGACGACCCATCGTCTTGGCAACAAGACGATGCCTCTCTTCGCCATGGGGTGTTTGACCACCTCCAAGCGCAGGCCGTGCTGTTGCGCGGCGTCGGCGGCATTCGGTCCGGTGTATTCCTGATCGACATAAGCCATCTCCACGGTCTCTCCGGTGACCGCCTGGACTTGCTCGGCGAGCGCCCAGATCGGCCAGCGTTACCGTAAGGGCCAGCAGGTGCCCGAACATATCGACCGCGATGTGGACTTTGGATCCCTGGCGCCGCTTTCGGGCGAGGACGGAAGCGTGCGGCTGTCGATGCAGACCGCCGTGGGCTGCCCCCTGCGTCCGCCCCACCCACAACAGCGAGCGCACCGCGTTGAACACGGTCCGCAGGTCGTGCTTGCGCTGCGGGCTGTCTTCGCGGCACAGCAGCAAATACGGCAACACGAATGCCACTCCTCGTCCGTCACATCACCCGGATACCCTTCAAATCCTTTGTCCGCCATCCCTCCATGATCGGCAAACAACACAGACACGCAAAGACAGTATTCAGGTACAAAGTTCCTAACTGCCTCTAAGCGTAAAATTCGGCCGTAGCCCTTTGCATTTGATGGCTTTGATTACGACGCTTCTTCCAGTGATCAATTGCTTTCTTGTCATCCTCCCCCCTGACGATGGCTGAGCGGAATGCCTCTCCGAGTGCTTGAGTCTGCATTCGGCTCCAGGCGGCGACTGCCGGTATTCGCCCTATAAACACTCTTGGATGAGGAACAGATCTATCAGGACAACGTGATCAGTGGAAACATCCCTGTCCTTTCGTACTTCAAACAGCTTCGATATATTCCGTAATAGCGTGGAGCAACTTCGTCGCAACAGCAATCAGTGTCTGTCGAAGAGCCTTTTCGAGCGAGGAGGCTTTCGAAAAACCTTTACGGGGAATCGCAGCAGGATGCGACCAGCGCCGCCATGTAAAGAGCTATTGTCAGGAGACAATTGCCCTCACGACTGATGCGAGACGCCTTCCTCACAGAGGTTCCCGAAATTTCATGAGCTGAATCAAGACTACTGTGCTCGACCTGGCTCGCGATGCATCCCCATCCGGACCAATTGCCAGAAAGTACTGACACTTCATGTCACTTTCCCGCTAAATACATCTCAAAAAAATAGCTAGCGCAAAATATTAAATCGCTTTAGTATTGCGTCGATTCAATAACCGGGCATTTCCCCTCACGCTCAACCCAGCGCGAAACCCGGCTCAACTACCGCTACTAAGGACTTGACAGTGAACACGATCGAGCGCCAGGTGCTAGCCGCGCCGATGAGAGTTCGTGCGCCTGCTTTAGGTCCTTTTCTTCAAACCGTAGTTCACGAATAGGAGAATATTGGTCATGAAGTTTCGGACATTTGTTAGCGTGATATCGACAATATTGGTCGCGGCAGGAACACTATCCGCAATGCCCGTTACAGCGAGGGCGCAGGGCATCGCATATGTGGATTTTGGCTCTTCAGTGCAGACTATTCGCGGCTTTGGTGGCTCGACGGCATGGATGCCAGAGTTAACGACTGACCAAGCAAATGCTCTCTTCAGCAATGGAGACAATCAGCAGATGGGCCTCAGCATCCTGCGCGTCCGTATCGATCCAGGCGGCTCCGCGAACTGGTCCACAGAACTCGCCAATGCTCAGGAGGCTCAGGCTCGCGGTGCAAGCATCATCGCAACACCCTGGACTCCCCCTGCCTCCATGAAGAGCAACGATAGTACCATCGGCGGCACACTGAACACTGGCAGCTATGCCGCATATGCCACTTATCTCAATAGCTTTGCTACGTACATGTCGAATGGAGGCGTCAGCCTGTACGGCATCTCGATGCAGAACGAACCTGACGCAAGCGTCACCTATGAATCCTGTGGTTGGACCGGAGCACAGATGGACACATGGGTGGCCGATAATGCATCAGTGCTTACCACGAAACTCATCATGCCTGAGTCGGAGAGCTTTAACGCCAGTTACTCCGATCCCGCCCTAGATGATTCGAATGCCGTCGGCCACATCTCGATTGTTGCCGGACACCTGTATGGCACCTCGCCGACCTACTACACCAACGCCAAGAACAAGGGCAAGGATGTATGGATGACCGAACATTATTTGACGGGAACCGGAATTTCCGGCGCGCTTGCACTGGCTAAAGAGATCCACGACTCAATGACGGTGGCCGACTACAACGCCTATCTCTGGTGGTGGGTCACCAACTGGGCTGCCGAAAGTTACAGCAACGGCCTGGTAGACGCCAATAATAATGTCACCCTCAACGGATATGCGATGGGCCAATATGCCAAGTTTGTGCGGCCGGGCTATGTGCGCTCCAACGCTACCTACAATCCCACCACAAATATCTATGTCTCAGCTTACAAGGGCAGCGGGCACTACGTGATCGTAGCGCTCAACCTGGGAACCTCTGCTGTGAGCCAACCCTTCACTATTCAGAATGAGTCGGTGACCAGCCTGATCCCGTACGAAACCTCCGCCAGCGAGAGCATGACGCAACTAAGCACAGTGGGTGTTTCGAATGATACGTTCACTTATACTTTGCCAGCACAGAGCATCACCACTTTTGTACATTGATAGACCAATCTCGAAATCCTCATCCATCGCGGTATCTCCGCGATGGATGATAGAGATGGCTGGTTCATTCGTGTGGATACATTGCTAACTTCCGGTTATGACGTTTCCCGTCGCGGCTGGACTGTAGCTTCTGTTGTACACCTATAGCGCTATGTAGTAAGTGGTGACGGCAATTAGCCCTGTGAAGGAATCGCTCGTCAGCGGCGAGGTTGTACCCTCGCCGCTTCAGTGCCTCCGACAGGGGTTCCGGCGTAGAAGTTTGCTAACTGGAGTACAGTACGTAGTGGAATTAATGACTACAGTTATGGGCAATCGGCGGCAGCCGGTACATCATGTCGCAGGCTACCGCCGACTGAGGGATGTTATTGACTTGGGGTTGTGAATGGATGCAGCGCAGTCGGACTATACGATCCGTTGTATGCCTTTACGCCGACATAGTACTTTGTGCTTGGGGTAAGACCGGTGAAAGAGATGCTTGTGATGGGCGTGGTTCCACCTTCTCCACTGGAAGTTCCCGAGATTGGAATTCCGGCATAGAAGTTTGTCTGGTTGGAGTAGAGCGCATAGTAGATTCCATGGCTGTTGAGTCCGTCCCAGACAGGTGTGCTTCCCTGGCTTGCCACGGTTACCGAGATACTCACCGATGTGCTGGTAATACTAGAGGTGCCAATCTGCGGAACGCTTGGCGCTGTTGCAATTGGGGTCGCGGTGGCTGTCGCCGCCGCACTGTTCCCATCGGCGTTGACCTCCACCAGAGATACCGTGGCTGCCGTTCCATTGGTCAATCCGGAGATATAACCGGTGGAGGCGTAGGGTGGCACATTGACTGGACCGAATGTTGTGCCACTTTGCTGCGCCGTGAGTGTATATCCCGTTTCAACCGGATTGGCAGGTGCGCCGGACCAGGTGATTTGGATGTTGCCATTCCCCGCGGTAGTTGCAGTGATGGTAGGTGTACCCGGCACGCCTGCCGCCGGTGACGGGATAGGCAATGTCTGGTTGGTATTGGTTCCGTATGTAACATTAGCGGGGTTCCAGTTGTCCTGGCCTTTCAAGTAAACAGCCGGATCGAGCGCTGCCACTTCTGCCGATGTCAAGGGAACGTTGCTGTTGGCCGATGTGCTTTCACGGAGCCCGATGTTGAATGGCGTCCAACTACCGGTACCCGTCGGATATTGTGAGTTATATTCCCGATAAATCGAGGTTGGTAGATTGTTGGTACCGCCCTGATCAACCGGAAGAGGGACAAACTCAATCCACCCAGGCGTCGCGACCTGAGGCCCCATCAAGGTATTCAAGAAGTAAGTTGTAGAAACCAGTCCCCACGGGCG
Protein-coding regions in this window:
- a CDS encoding M16 family metallopeptidase gives rise to the protein MTATLTQPIPTPSIPRNIRKTILPNGLLVLTESMPHLRSISMGVWINSGSRDESPEINGISHFVEHMVFKGTTTRSAQQLAREVDTIGGNLDAFTGKETICFNIKVLDENVEPALDLLTDLVLHPTFTPDELAREQGVILEEIKMDEDNPDYLVHEIHTQNYWKGDALGRPILGTVKTVSSFNQQIVFDYYASRFTPSNMVFSAAGNLDHDTFVEQVAHHFRSLSASTNAPIVRQAPPTAYPHITLKNKKSLEQVQFCLSVPAPPVHAENRYIVFLLNTMLGGGMSSRLFQTIREDQGLAYTIYSEMNPFRDTGALGIYAGASAEKTPQVLRLTLQELRRFKEELVPDSELKRARDQLKSNMVIGLETSSSRMSNLARQQMYFGRFFSIDEAVSQIEQVTPAQIQALAHELFQPDLIALTLLGNLGSMKIDRNDLAC
- a CDS encoding aldo/keto reductase family oxidoreductase yields the protein MTQQTNLGGTVTLPGSSITVNRMGYGAMQLAGPQVWGPPRDVDGAVAVLREAIEAGVDHVDTSDFYGPHVTNQIIKQALHPYPDGLTIVTKIGARRGEDKSWIHALSPKELTDGIHDNLRNLGLDALDVVNLRVGGITGPSEGSIEEPLTVLADLKRQGLIRHLGLSNISPKQLVEAQTITEIVCIQNLYNVAQRSDDGFIDDLAKQGIPYVPFFPLGGFTPLQSSALDAAAASLQSTPMQVALAWLLQRSPNILLIPGTSSVGHLRENLKAATLRIPSEVIAKLDAIGGGSGQ
- a CDS encoding glycoside hydrolase family 30 beta sandwich domain-containing protein produces the protein MPVTARAQGIAYVDFGSSVQTIRGFGGSTAWMPELTTDQANALFSNGDNQQMGLSILRVRIDPGGSANWSTELANAQEAQARGASIIATPWTPPASMKSNDSTIGGTLNTGSYAAYATYLNSFATYMSNGGVSLYGISMQNEPDASVTYESCGWTGAQMDTWVADNASVLTTKLIMPESESFNASYSDPALDDSNAVGHISIVAGHLYGTSPTYYTNAKNKGKDVWMTEHYLTGTGISGALALAKEIHDSMTVADYNAYLWWWVTNWAAESYSNGLVDANNNVTLNGYAMGQYAKFVRPGYVRSNATYNPTTNIYVSAYKGSGHYVIVALNLGTSAVSQPFTIQNESVTSLIPYETSASESMTQLSTVGVSNDTFTYTLPAQSITTFVH